From Agelaius phoeniceus isolate bAgePho1 chromosome 27, bAgePho1.hap1, whole genome shotgun sequence, one genomic window encodes:
- the LOC143695896 gene encoding uncharacterized protein LOC143695896: MEEEEKPRMYLMKRGCKPQSLELVEKPHGREKPHRCLECGKCFSWSSSLRQHQVIHTGERPFECGECGRSFSHNSILIQHQRIHTGEKPFECGECGKSFRQRGQLIRHQVIHTGEKPYECGECGRSFRGSSALIRHQVIHTGERPYTCLECGKSYGWSSDLRKHQRTHTGERPYKCPECGKRFHRSSDLLKHQRSHTEERPFRCPDCGKGFKENAKLTIHRRIHTGERPYECGECGMSFSQSSHLTEHQRRRH, encoded by the exons atggaggaggaggaaaagccccgaATGTACCTCATGAAGAGGGGCTGCAAACC ccagagcttggagctggtggagaagcctcatggcagggagaagccaCACAggtgcttggaatgtgggaaatgtttcagctggagctccagcctcaggcagcaccaggtgatccacactggggagaggccctttgagtgtggggagtgtgggaggAGTTTCAGCCACAACTCCATCCTGATCcaacaccagaggatccacactggggaaaagccatttgagtgtggggaatgtgggaagagcttcaggcagagggGCCAACTGATACGACACCaggtgatccacactggggaaaagccctatgagtgtggggagtgtgggaggAGCTTCAGAGGAAGCTCGGCATTGATTCGGCACCAGGTCATCCACACGGGGGAACGGCCCTACacctgcttggaatgtgggaagagctatGGGTGGAGCTCAGACCTGAGAAAACACCAGCgcacccacactggggagaggccctacaagtgtcctgagtgtgggaagaggtttcacaggaGCTCCGATCTCCTCAAACATCAGcggagtcacacagaggagaggcccttccgctgccccgactgtgggaagggcttcaaggaAAACGCCAAACTCACCatccaccggcgcatccacactggagagaggccctacgagtgtggggagtgtgggatgagcttctcacagagctctcacttgacaGAACACCAACGGAGGCGCCACTAA
- the LOC143695897 gene encoding serine/threonine-protein kinase PAK 3-like produces MHIPEYSQTVSPLYLVTRKKNDFPWGPEQQQAFAQIKQKITHAVALGPVRTGPEVQNVLCSVAGNNGLQAAGVCSTAKMIQHVAAAVCTLYSVAYSGAQKQHQNLLGLPLLPKRRPKRRKTAVSFPLLWGMMVNFPQCREMTVNFPLLWETRANIPRGNTVSEEEPAEKYLEVEQIGQGAFGTVYKGLDRATGGEVAIKKMSLRGQNRERAVNEILLLKDKKNPNIVNSLDSFLVDGDLWLVMEYMDGGTLRDVVRQTRMAEGEMAAVSRECLQGLDFLHSNRVIHRDLKSSNILLGMDGSVRLADFGLCAQLSPEQDQRSSMVGTAHWMAPEVVTRSPYGPKVDIWSFGIVTIEMVEGEPPYFRETAAMARALIRQNGTPQLQEPRCLSALLRDFLECSLEPDEERRWAAQELLQHPFLSSAKPLSSLTPLITAAKQLREQRRI; encoded by the exons ATGCACATTCCCGAGTACAGTCAGACTGTGAGCCCTCTCTACCTGGTCACCCGCAAGAAGAACGATTTCccctggggccctgagcagcaacaagcctttgcacAGATCAAGCAGAAGATCACTCATGCTgtagcccttggcccagtcaggacaggaccagaggtGCAGAACGTGCTCTGCTCTGTAGCCGGGAACAATG GGCTACAGGCTGCAGGCgtgtgcagcacagccaaaaTGATCCAGCAcgtggctgctgcagtttgcactCTGTACTCTGTGGCTTATTCGGG ggcacagaagcagcaccagaacctcctggggctccctctGCTTCCAAAGAGGAGGCCCAAGAGGAGGAAGACAGCAGTGAGCTTCCCGCTGCTCTGGGGGATGATGGTGAACTTCCCTCAGTGCCGGGAGATGACAGTGAACTTCCCGCTGCTCTGGGAGACGAGGGCGAACATCCCGCGGG GGAACACCGTGAGCGAGGAGGAGCCTGCCGAGAAATACCTGGAAGTGGAGCAGATTGGCCAAGG GGCTTTTGGAACCGTTTATAAAGGACTCGACAGGGCCACTGGAGGAGAG gtggccatcaagaaaATGAGTCTCAGAGGGCAGAACAGGGAACGAGCTGTGAATGAGATCCTGCTcctgaaggacaagaagaacCCCAACATTGTCAACTCTTTGGACAG CTTCCTTGTGGATGGAGATCTCTGGCTGGTGATGGAATACATGGATGGAGGAACTTTGCGGGACGTTGTCAGACAGACGCGCATGGCTGAAGGAGAGATGGCAGCTGTCagtcgggag tgtctgcagggccTGGATTTCCTCCATTCCAACCGGGTGATCCACAGGGATCTGAAGagctccaacatcctcctgggcatggacggctctgtcaggctgg ctgattttggcctttgcgctcagctcagccctgagcaggaccaGCGCAGCTCCATGGTGGGCACTGCTCACTGGATGGCCCCAGAAGTTGTGACCAGATCTCCTTATGGCCCCAAGGTGGACATCTGGTCCTTCGGCATTGTGACCATCGAGATGGTGGAAGGAGAACCTCCTTACTTCAGGGAAACGGCGGCCATG gctcGCGCTCTGATCCGGCAGAACGGGACCccgcagctgcaggagccccggTGCCTGTCGGCTCTGCTGCGGGACTTCCTCGAGTGCAGCCTGGAGCCGGACGAGGAGCGgcgctgggctgcccaggagctgctgcag CACCCATTTTTATCATCAGccaagcctctctccagcctgaccCCTCTGATCACTGCAGCAAAGCAACTGAGGGAGCAGCGGAGGATATGA